In a genomic window of Candidatus Thiothrix sulfatifontis:
- a CDS encoding IS30 family transposase — translation MAYGHLTSEERHYIETRHKMEDSTTAIALALGRSQSTISRELGRNRGQRGYRHKQAHNNAQCRHAEKPKAVKLTPALTLSIDSLLEQQWSPEQISGRLKGEGKVCVCHEAIYQHVLKDKRAGGKLYLNLRRHAKTYRKRYGSTTGSVKGIPNRVDIDERPEVVNQRERLGDWEADTMIGKGHQGALVTLDERKSKLRLAFPVANKTAEAVTCSIITLLSGFKEWVHTLTFDNGKEFAKHEQVAQAIGCKTYFAKPYHSWERGQNENANGLLRQYFPKAMGLLDVTTRQVLEAVHKLNNRPRKCLGFKTPYEVFRELSGMDAEKLVGYALIT, via the coding sequence ATGGCATACGGACATCTTACCTCTGAAGAGAGGCATTATATCGAAACACGGCACAAGATGGAGGATTCCACCACGGCAATAGCGTTAGCACTGGGACGCAGCCAATCGACGATTAGTCGTGAACTGGGTCGTAACCGAGGTCAACGTGGCTACCGTCACAAGCAAGCGCACAACAATGCTCAGTGCCGCCATGCAGAGAAGCCGAAAGCGGTCAAGTTAACCCCGGCACTGACGCTCAGCATTGATAGCCTGCTGGAACAGCAATGGAGTCCTGAACAGATCAGCGGCAGACTAAAAGGAGAAGGCAAGGTGTGTGTTTGCCATGAAGCCATTTACCAGCATGTCCTGAAGGACAAGCGTGCGGGCGGCAAGCTGTACCTGAACCTGCGCCGCCATGCGAAGACCTACCGTAAGCGTTATGGCAGCACCACGGGCAGTGTCAAAGGCATCCCCAACCGGGTGGACATTGACGAACGCCCAGAGGTGGTCAATCAGCGTGAACGGCTAGGCGACTGGGAAGCGGACACCATGATTGGCAAGGGACACCAAGGCGCATTAGTGACACTGGACGAACGCAAATCCAAGCTACGTCTGGCGTTCCCAGTAGCGAACAAGACTGCTGAAGCGGTGACGTGCAGCATTATCACCTTGCTGTCCGGCTTCAAGGAGTGGGTACACACGCTCACCTTCGATAACGGCAAAGAGTTTGCCAAACATGAGCAAGTTGCCCAAGCCATTGGGTGCAAAACGTATTTCGCCAAGCCCTACCATTCGTGGGAGCGCGGGCAAAATGAGAACGCCAATGGGCTGTTACGCCAATACTTCCCCAAAGCAATGGGATTGTTGGACGTGACGACTCGACAGGTGTTGGAGGCTGTACATAAACTCAACAACAGACCAAGGAAATGTCTGGGGTTCAAGACACCTTACGAGGTGTTCCGCGAGCTATCCGGCATGGATGCTGAAAAGTTGGTGGGTTATGCACTTATTACTTGA
- a CDS encoding helix-turn-helix domain-containing protein, translated as MIKHPQSLFGSRLRAARVRAGLPQDRLGVLIGLDEGCSSARISRYETGTHAPPFEIAQSLAAVLNVPVAYFYCPQETLAEVLVELYGLAEAELQLVLEELRVILREKVDGRA; from the coding sequence ATGATTAAACATCCTCAATCACTGTTCGGTTCTCGTTTGCGTGCTGCTCGCGTCCGTGCGGGTTTGCCACAAGATCGGCTAGGCGTGTTGATTGGATTAGATGAGGGTTGTAGTAGTGCGCGGATTAGCCGCTACGAAACAGGCACACATGCGCCGCCTTTCGAGATTGCCCAAAGTCTCGCGGCAGTGCTGAATGTTCCGGTTGCTTATTTTTACTGCCCACAAGAAACGTTGGCAGAAGTGCTGGTTGAACTGTATGGATTGGCTGAAGCCGAATTACAGTTGGTGCTTGAAGAATTACGGGTGATTTTGCGTGAAAAAGTTGATGGGCGGGCGTAG
- a CDS encoding CbbQ/NirQ/NorQ/GpvN family protein yields the protein MTDASQYTIQHEPFYQATGREVELYQAAYRSRLPVMVKGPTGCGKSRFVEHMAWKLGKPLITVACNEDMTASDLVGRYLLEANGTRWLDGPLTTAARIGAICYLDEIVEARQDTTVVIHPLTDHRRTLPLDKKGELVNAHPDFQLVISYNPGYQSLMKDLKQSTKQRFVAFDFDYPAADVESTILQQEANVDAAMADKLVKIAHTARNLKGHGLDEGISTRLLVYAANLMRDGIAAGDACRMALVSPITDDADIRSTLNHAIDAIFG from the coding sequence ATGACCGACGCTTCCCAATACACCATCCAACACGAACCCTTCTACCAAGCCACCGGACGCGAAGTCGAACTGTACCAAGCTGCGTACCGTTCCCGCTTGCCGGTGATGGTGAAAGGCCCGACGGGTTGCGGTAAATCGCGTTTCGTCGAACACATGGCATGGAAACTCGGCAAGCCACTGATCACAGTCGCTTGTAACGAAGACATGACCGCCTCCGATCTGGTCGGACGCTATTTACTCGAAGCCAATGGCACACGCTGGTTGGATGGCCCATTGACCACCGCCGCCCGCATTGGCGCGATTTGCTACCTCGACGAAATCGTTGAGGCACGCCAAGATACTACCGTAGTCATTCACCCGCTGACGGATCACCGCCGCACTTTGCCGCTGGATAAAAAAGGCGAGTTGGTGAACGCACATCCCGATTTTCAGTTGGTGATTTCCTACAATCCGGGCTATCAAAGCCTGATGAAAGATTTGAAACAATCCACCAAGCAACGCTTTGTGGCATTTGATTTTGACTACCCTGCCGCTGATGTGGAATCCACCATTTTGCAGCAAGAAGCCAACGTGGACGCGGCAATGGCAGATAAGTTGGTGAAGATTGCCCACACTGCACGTAACCTGAAAGGGCATGGGCTGGATGAAGGCATTTCTACCCGTTTGCTGGTGTACGCTGCCAACCTGATGCGCGACGGCATTGCAGCGGGTGACGCTTGCCGCATGGCACTGGTCAGCCCGATTACCGATGATGCGGATATTCGCAGCACGCTGAACCACGCGATTGACGCGATCTTCGGATAA
- a CDS encoding DegQ family serine endoprotease, with protein sequence MFTRKQRVLGAGLLMSSALVLGSMLPVLAETATTFPLQQAPAAAPLIAAPAAASTGGALPELTTLIKQNSPAVVNISVEASASSKRNSGLEGLPPELERFFRGLPEGDDEPESGRARASGSGFIISADGYVVTNAHVVEDAKSITVGLNDRRDLPAEVIGVDTLSDIAVLKVKAENLPTVQLGDSNGLEVGQWVVAIGAPFGLDLTATQGIVSALSRSLPDGTYVPFIQTDVAVNPGNSGGPLFDLSGRVVGVNSQIYSRSGGYMGISFAIPVNVAKTVIEQLKSKGKVDRGWLGVAIQDMSQDLASSFNLNQPDGALVSNVQLGSPAAEAGVLAGDVIVGFGDGKVRSSSDLPLLVGNTPVGAQVPLKLLRAGVEKTLNVTIAKLGDDKEAASPIAKTQGESGMLGLGVATLSSDELKSRKLDNGVVVEQVLADGPAEQAGLTVGDVIVSVNNQPVNSAADLKTAVQAAPSGKPIAMLIMQGEQSRFIAVNKP encoded by the coding sequence ATGTTCACACGTAAGCAGCGGGTATTAGGCGCAGGTTTGCTGATGAGTTCAGCATTGGTGTTGGGTAGCATGTTGCCGGTATTGGCGGAAACGGCTACTACGTTTCCTTTGCAGCAAGCCCCAGCCGCCGCTCCTCTGATTGCCGCGCCAGCCGCCGCCTCGACTGGGGGTGCGTTGCCGGAATTGACCACCTTGATCAAACAAAATAGCCCCGCCGTGGTCAATATCAGCGTGGAAGCGTCAGCATCCTCTAAGCGCAATAGCGGTTTAGAAGGCTTACCACCGGAACTGGAACGCTTTTTCCGAGGCTTACCCGAAGGTGATGACGAGCCAGAATCAGGTCGTGCCAGAGCGTCCGGGTCAGGGTTTATTATTTCAGCGGATGGCTATGTCGTTACCAATGCGCACGTCGTGGAAGACGCCAAATCCATTACGGTGGGGTTGAATGATCGCCGTGATTTGCCTGCTGAAGTCATTGGCGTTGATACCCTCAGTGACATTGCGGTGCTCAAAGTTAAGGCTGAAAACTTGCCGACCGTGCAACTCGGCGATTCCAACGGTTTGGAAGTCGGGCAGTGGGTAGTCGCGATTGGTGCGCCGTTTGGCTTGGATTTGACTGCAACCCAAGGCATTGTCAGCGCCTTGTCACGGAGCTTGCCCGACGGCACGTATGTACCGTTCATTCAAACCGATGTGGCGGTGAATCCCGGTAATTCCGGCGGCCCGCTGTTTGATTTGAGCGGGCGCGTGGTCGGGGTCAATTCGCAAATTTACAGCCGTAGCGGTGGCTACATGGGAATTTCGTTTGCAATTCCGGTAAACGTGGCAAAAACCGTTATCGAGCAACTCAAGAGCAAAGGCAAAGTTGACCGGGGTTGGTTAGGCGTGGCGATTCAAGACATGAGCCAAGATTTAGCCAGCTCTTTCAATTTGAATCAGCCGGATGGCGCACTCGTTTCCAATGTTCAGCTCGGTAGCCCCGCCGCTGAAGCGGGCGTACTGGCGGGTGACGTTATCGTCGGTTTTGGGGATGGCAAGGTACGATCTTCCTCCGATTTGCCTTTGCTGGTCGGCAATACCCCGGTGGGGGCGCAAGTTCCGCTCAAGCTGTTGCGAGCAGGGGTAGAGAAAACCTTGAATGTCACGATTGCTAAACTCGGCGATGACAAAGAAGCAGCCTCGCCGATCGCGAAAACTCAAGGCGAAAGCGGCATGTTAGGGCTGGGCGTCGCGACTTTAAGCAGTGATGAATTGAAATCCCGCAAGCTGGATAACGGCGTGGTGGTCGAACAAGTCTTAGCCGATGGCCCCGCTGAGCAAGCCGGTTTAACCGTGGGGGATGTGATTGTTTCGGTCAACAATCAGCCCGTGAACTCGGCGGCGGATTTGAAAACAGCGGTGCAAGCTGCCCCTAGTGGCAAACCGATTGCGATGTTGATTATGCAGGGTGAACAATCGCGCTTTATTGCGGTCAATAAACCTTAA
- a CDS encoding DUF2281 domain-containing protein, which translates to MIPNAVLQDFETLPSDAQQQVIDFIDFIKERYQARATKQPQRTLESSFGSINVKKKVTLEQMDEAIRQHGAIL; encoded by the coding sequence ATGATCCCTAACGCCGTACTACAGGATTTTGAAACACTACCCTCAGATGCGCAACAGCAGGTTATTGATTTCATTGATTTTATCAAGGAGCGTTACCAAGCAAGGGCAACAAAACAACCCCAGCGTACGCTGGAAAGCTCTTTCGGCAGCATCAATGTGAAGAAAAAAGTGACCTTGGAACAAATGGATGAAGCTATCCGTCAACATGGGGCAATACTTTGA
- a CDS encoding FAD-binding oxidoreductase, which produces MNPPATTNPSRRRFLRNALTLAASSIPAFYFPLTATADSNAPASNANVRFLLRNDADYAKHRQIFNKRITAMPKIIAVCTNEKGVQAAIAYAQQAKLPIAVKSGGHSFEGFSTNDGGLMLDLSGMNKPKYDKITKRLTIQPGAKLGKVYEYLHQYGRMIPAGSCAGVGVAGLTLGGGYGFFARQLGLTCDSLQRVRMVDGKGKLHDSSTNPELLWACKGGGNGNFGIITELEFKTHPAPTHFSSHRYKYRNLTPASATQLAERWFEWMKTLPNTAYSSWVLNGKHVTVIVTDTSSTPSAALKAILAKLKAGATEVMTPRKDAFLRGIQRYKGGVEPMYFKNVSAGYYNGFSDIKALLPTICQQIGAAKLTTILQINTLGGAINNPALEATAAYPHRAFGYLGELQTYYDKATQTKQAEQIVRDIQGKLTASGIKAHYRNYPDAELPNWETAYYGKSYPRLQALKRQFDPDNLIRHPQSVKL; this is translated from the coding sequence ATGAACCCACCAGCCACCACCAACCCCAGCCGTCGCCGCTTCCTACGCAATGCCTTAACACTTGCCGCCAGCAGCATCCCCGCTTTTTACTTTCCACTGACCGCCACCGCAGATAGCAACGCCCCCGCATCCAACGCCAACGTGCGTTTTTTATTACGCAATGACGCCGATTACGCCAAACACCGCCAGATTTTCAACAAACGTATTACCGCGATGCCCAAAATCATTGCGGTGTGTACCAATGAAAAAGGCGTGCAAGCCGCGATTGCTTACGCGCAACAGGCCAAATTACCCATCGCCGTTAAAAGTGGCGGACACAGTTTTGAAGGTTTTTCCACCAATGACGGCGGCTTAATGCTCGATTTGTCGGGCATGAACAAGCCGAAGTACGATAAAATCACCAAGCGTTTAACCATTCAACCGGGCGCAAAACTGGGTAAGGTGTATGAATATTTGCACCAATACGGACGTATGATTCCTGCCGGTTCTTGTGCGGGCGTTGGCGTAGCGGGGCTAACGCTAGGTGGCGGCTATGGCTTTTTTGCACGGCAATTGGGGTTAACCTGCGACAGCTTGCAGCGGGTACGCATGGTGGATGGCAAAGGCAAACTCCACGATTCCAGCACCAATCCCGAACTGTTATGGGCCTGCAAAGGCGGCGGTAATGGCAATTTCGGCATTATTACCGAGTTGGAGTTTAAGACCCACCCTGCCCCGACCCATTTCAGCAGCCACCGTTACAAATACCGCAATTTGACACCCGCGAGCGCTACGCAATTGGCGGAACGCTGGTTTGAATGGATGAAAACCTTACCCAACACCGCCTATTCCTCATGGGTATTGAATGGCAAGCACGTTACCGTCATCGTGACCGATACCAGCAGCACCCCATCAGCCGCATTGAAAGCCATTCTCGCCAAACTCAAAGCGGGCGCAACCGAAGTCATGACACCCCGCAAGGATGCGTTTCTACGCGGTATCCAGCGCTACAAAGGCGGGGTTGAACCGATGTATTTTAAGAATGTTTCCGCTGGCTATTACAACGGGTTCAGTGACATAAAAGCGTTGTTACCCACGATTTGCCAGCAAATTGGCGCTGCCAAACTCACCACTATTTTGCAAATCAACACCTTGGGCGGCGCGATTAATAACCCCGCGTTGGAAGCGACGGCGGCTTACCCCCACCGCGCCTTCGGCTACCTCGGTGAATTGCAAACCTATTACGACAAAGCCACGCAAACCAAACAGGCAGAGCAGATTGTGCGCGATATTCAAGGAAAGCTAACGGCAAGCGGGATTAAAGCGCATTACCGCAATTACCCGGATGCCGAATTGCCTAACTGGGAAACCGCGTATTACGGCAAGTCCTACCCGCGCTTGCAGGCATTAAAGCGCCAATTCGACCCGGATAACCTGATTCGCCACCCGCAAAGCGTCAAACTTTGA
- a CDS encoding DUF333 domain-containing protein: MYEVKLRVGFIISLMLTLYACSSAPAPMNVTPQAARAANPASLNCLQNHGKLETHRTPEGDRTDCLLPSGKRCDEWEMFRGNCPTRTVNANGIFSF, encoded by the coding sequence ATGTACGAAGTGAAGTTGAGAGTGGGCTTTATCATCAGCCTGATGCTAACACTCTACGCCTGTAGCAGCGCTCCAGCGCCCATGAACGTTACACCGCAAGCGGCACGAGCCGCCAACCCTGCGTCACTTAATTGCTTGCAAAATCACGGCAAATTAGAAACACACCGCACCCCAGAAGGCGACAGAACCGACTGCTTACTACCCAGCGGTAAACGTTGCGACGAGTGGGAAATGTTCCGGGGCAATTGCCCGACCCGTACCGTTAACGCCAATGGTATTTTTAGCTTCTAA
- a CDS encoding VWA domain-containing protein, translating into MEDTIARYRAQLSCNFKQLDEAFAACMQDALALLSEEGIKDYLDGASLVCKIGRGFDPVLTYLEEMPVIAYKLGEGMLTRVSAAVWKISRTPNGRIIPAFLQTLPDVCRRLDSEELVGHYITLLFEMMERTTGSIHGFHTTIPSPGLPKLLAQMPYLMSQLALGGLKNWIEYGIRNYGKHPHRQEEYFNLESADAKAMLQHERHGTLFTHHERKLNLYLQACWESHEYLVPYSVDFRDMREQQPYFDEYGMRIPDVFDDAHGVTGIDRYRAVLAHMAAHQRWTRKVVADNFSPQQRIAIERLEDSRVEYLAMQEYPGLRRIFTALHPVPLENECDSKTESCFRHRLAMLSWAILNPAHGYQNAKINEFAGKFHAKMLQGNATTADMVQLAISFVAQTRLQTDQLPSVYFNNTAIPYRDDNRHLWQYIEESDDEEFFDEHKQTAQQNEQSGLPPRHYPEWDYSTQTYRPDWTSVYESLHPAGNPAVIDALLQKHAALAKRLKQIVDLLKPQNYTRVRYQEEGSELDLDVAIRSLIDFKGGANPDPRINMSHKHDGRNIAVMLLLDLSASISEVPEGATQSILELSQEAVSLLAYAIEALGDPFAIAGFASNTRHEVRYQHIKGFKEHWNDEVKGRLAAMQAGYSTRMGAAVRHAAHYLEHQPADKKLLLILTDGEPSDIDVDDPQLLTQDTRQAVKELDQKGIYSYCISLDPRADEYVRDIFGKRVTVVDNVQRLPERMTQVFVTLTG; encoded by the coding sequence ATGGAAGACACCATCGCCCGTTACCGCGCCCAACTAAGCTGCAATTTCAAGCAGCTTGATGAAGCCTTCGCCGCCTGTATGCAGGACGCGCTCGCGCTATTGAGCGAGGAAGGCATCAAGGATTACCTCGACGGTGCGTCGTTGGTGTGCAAAATCGGGCGCGGTTTCGACCCCGTGCTGACCTATCTGGAAGAAATGCCGGTTATCGCGTACAAGCTCGGCGAAGGTATGTTGACCCGCGTTAGCGCAGCGGTTTGGAAAATCAGCCGCACCCCCAACGGGCGCATTATTCCTGCATTTTTACAGACCTTGCCCGACGTATGCCGCCGCCTCGACAGTGAGGAACTGGTTGGGCATTACATCACCCTGTTGTTCGAGATGATGGAGCGTACCACGGGATCGATCCACGGTTTCCACACCACCATTCCTAGCCCCGGCCTGCCCAAATTGCTGGCGCAAATGCCTTATTTAATGAGCCAGTTGGCATTGGGAGGCTTGAAGAACTGGATCGAATACGGCATCCGCAACTACGGCAAGCATCCGCACCGGCAAGAGGAATATTTCAACCTCGAATCCGCTGATGCTAAAGCGATGTTGCAGCACGAACGCCACGGCACGCTGTTTACGCACCACGAGCGCAAGCTGAATTTGTATTTGCAAGCCTGCTGGGAAAGTCATGAATACCTCGTGCCGTATTCGGTGGATTTCCGCGATATGCGTGAGCAGCAGCCGTATTTTGACGAATACGGGATGCGTATTCCTGACGTATTTGATGATGCGCATGGGGTAACGGGGATTGATCGTTACCGTGCGGTATTGGCGCACATGGCGGCGCATCAACGCTGGACGCGCAAAGTGGTAGCGGATAATTTCAGCCCACAACAGCGCATTGCCATTGAACGGCTGGAAGACAGTCGGGTGGAATATCTGGCGATGCAGGAATACCCCGGTTTGCGGCGGATTTTCACGGCATTACACCCAGTACCGCTGGAAAACGAGTGCGATTCCAAGACGGAATCGTGTTTCCGGCATCGGTTGGCGATGTTGTCTTGGGCGATTCTGAATCCGGCGCATGGCTATCAGAACGCGAAGATCAATGAGTTTGCGGGCAAGTTCCACGCAAAAATGCTGCAAGGCAACGCGACCACGGCGGATATGGTGCAACTGGCGATTTCGTTTGTGGCGCAAACGCGCTTGCAAACTGACCAGTTGCCGAGCGTGTATTTCAACAATACCGCCATTCCTTACCGCGATGATAACCGCCATTTGTGGCAGTACATCGAGGAAAGCGACGACGAAGAATTCTTCGACGAACACAAACAAACCGCGCAACAGAATGAGCAATCGGGCTTGCCGCCGCGCCATTACCCTGAGTGGGATTACAGCACGCAGACGTATCGACCGGATTGGACGAGCGTGTATGAAAGTTTGCATCCGGCAGGTAATCCGGCGGTGATTGATGCGCTGTTGCAGAAACACGCGGCGTTGGCGAAGCGGTTGAAGCAGATTGTGGACTTGTTGAAGCCGCAAAATTATACGCGAGTACGCTATCAGGAAGAAGGCAGCGAGCTGGATTTGGATGTAGCGATCCGTTCGTTGATTGATTTCAAGGGCGGGGCGAACCCTGATCCGCGCATCAATATGAGCCACAAGCACGACGGGCGTAATATCGCGGTGATGCTGTTGCTGGATTTGTCGGCTTCGATCAGCGAAGTGCCGGAAGGCGCGACCCAAAGCATTCTGGAACTGAGTCAGGAGGCGGTGTCGTTGCTGGCGTATGCGATTGAGGCGTTGGGCGATCCGTTTGCGATTGCGGGGTTTGCGTCCAATACGCGGCACGAGGTGCGTTACCAGCACATCAAGGGTTTCAAGGAACATTGGAACGATGAGGTGAAGGGGCGGCTGGCGGCAATGCAGGCGGGGTATTCGACGCGGATGGGCGCGGCGGTGCGTCATGCGGCGCATTATCTGGAGCATCAACCGGCGGATAAAAAACTGCTGCTGATTTTAACCGATGGCGAACCGTCGGATATTGACGTGGATGACCCGCAATTATTGACGCAAGATACGCGGCAAGCGGTGAAAGAATTGGATCAGAAAGGCATTTACAGCTATTGCATTAGCCTTGATCCGCGAGCGGATGAGTATGTGCGGGATATTTTCGGCAAGCGCGTTACCGTGGTGGATAATGTGCAGCGGTTGCCGGAAAGGATGACGCAGGTGTTCGTTACGTTGACGGGGTGA
- a CDS encoding response regulator transcription factor: protein MNILIVEDDRQTASFIQKGLTESGYIVDHAADGEDGLHLALQGNYDVLIVDRMLPKRDGLSLIQILRAQGMQTPVLILSALGDVDHRVEGLRAGGDDYLVKPYAFSELLARLQALLRRTQPAQEYTTLRVRDLEMDLLKRRVTRGGTVIPLQPREFNLLEYLMRHAGQVVTRTMLLEKVWDYHFDPQTNVIDVHISRLRGKIDKDFDTPLLHTIRGAGYLLHDPQSA, encoded by the coding sequence ATGAATATCCTAATCGTTGAAGATGATCGCCAAACCGCCAGTTTTATCCAAAAAGGCTTGACGGAAAGTGGCTACATTGTTGATCACGCTGCTGATGGCGAGGATGGCCTGCACCTTGCCCTGCAAGGCAACTACGACGTGTTGATTGTCGATCGAATGTTGCCCAAACGCGATGGTCTTTCCTTGATCCAAATCCTGCGTGCGCAAGGAATGCAAACGCCCGTGCTCATCTTGAGTGCCTTAGGCGATGTCGATCACCGCGTCGAAGGCTTGCGTGCCGGTGGCGATGATTATTTGGTGAAACCTTACGCTTTCAGCGAATTGCTGGCACGTTTGCAGGCGTTATTGCGCCGTACCCAACCCGCGCAGGAATACACCACGCTGAGGGTACGCGATTTGGAAATGGACTTGCTCAAACGCCGCGTTACCCGTGGCGGCACGGTCATTCCGCTGCAACCGCGCGAGTTCAACCTGCTCGAATACCTGATGCGTCACGCCGGGCAAGTCGTCACCCGCACCATGTTGCTGGAAAAAGTCTGGGATTACCATTTCGACCCGCAGACCAATGTCATCGACGTACATATTAGCCGGTTGCGCGGCAAAATAGACAAGGATTTTGACACACCATTGCTACACACCATTCGGGGTGCGGGGTATTTATTGCATGACCCGCAATCTGCTTAA
- a CDS encoding HAMP domain-containing histidine kinase: MTRNLLNTSVFRLSLVYALLFSTVAAGGLGYIYWMAKGQMEQQTDARLQLETDALLNLYRSLAVEGLTGAITMRNSENGSRYLISRLIHRSQQDLTRDLKFNQDTQRSKQIVASLPFSLITGEKRHSEPARMMLTLLPGGYQLLVVTDLKEQHTLQDRLLQTVLAAIGIIVALALAGGIFMSHNVQRRINAVSRTANDIMSGDLGRRMPVTGRNDEFDSLGHVLNTMLTRIEHLMQSMRDVTDNLAHDLRNPLNRLRNRLETSQFQPSKPTDYPQLIQDTIVEVDELIKTFNALLSIAQIESSAQRQDWAEVDLTLLIEELADLYTAVAEEQNLTLSYHAATGLQIHGNRQLLAQAITNLLDNAVKYTPAGGEIHLAATQQMGNITITVADNGPGIPEAQREQVFKRFTRLDNARSTPGNGLGLSLVKAVAELHNATVQLHDNHPGLKASILISR, encoded by the coding sequence ATGACCCGCAATCTGCTTAACACCTCGGTTTTCCGGCTATCATTGGTGTACGCCTTGCTGTTTAGCACCGTGGCAGCGGGCGGACTGGGCTACATTTACTGGATGGCAAAAGGGCAAATGGAGCAGCAAACCGATGCCCGCTTGCAGCTCGAAACCGATGCCTTGCTCAATTTATACCGCAGCCTTGCCGTCGAAGGTTTGACCGGCGCAATCACCATGCGCAACAGTGAAAACGGCTCACGTTATTTGATTTCGCGGCTGATTCACCGCAGCCAACAGGATTTGACGCGCGACCTCAAGTTTAATCAAGACACCCAACGTTCCAAACAGATTGTTGCCAGCTTACCGTTCAGTTTGATTACCGGCGAAAAGCGCCATTCTGAGCCTGCACGCATGATGCTGACACTGTTACCGGGGGGCTATCAACTCTTGGTGGTGACCGATCTTAAAGAACAACACACCCTGCAAGACCGTTTGCTGCAAACCGTTTTAGCGGCGATTGGCATTATTGTGGCATTAGCCTTGGCGGGCGGCATCTTCATGAGCCATAACGTGCAACGCCGTATTAATGCAGTCAGCCGCACCGCCAATGATATTATGAGCGGCGACTTGGGGCGGCGAATGCCAGTCACCGGGCGCAATGACGAATTCGATAGCCTCGGTCATGTCCTCAACACCATGCTGACACGTATCGAACACCTGATGCAAAGTATGCGCGATGTCACCGACAACCTCGCACACGATTTACGCAACCCGCTCAATCGCTTGCGGAACCGTTTGGAAACCAGCCAATTTCAGCCATCCAAACCCACCGATTACCCACAGTTGATCCAAGACACCATTGTCGAAGTTGACGAACTGATTAAAACGTTCAACGCGCTGTTGAGCATTGCGCAAATCGAATCCAGCGCTCAACGCCAAGACTGGGCAGAAGTCGATCTAACGCTACTGATCGAAGAACTCGCCGACCTCTACACCGCCGTGGCAGAAGAGCAAAACCTCACCCTGAGCTATCACGCGGCCACCGGCTTACAGATACACGGCAATCGCCAATTGTTAGCGCAAGCCATCACCAATTTATTGGATAATGCGGTGAAATACACCCCAGCCGGTGGTGAAATCCACCTAGCCGCGACGCAACAGATGGGTAATATTACGATTACGGTGGCCGATAACGGGCCGGGCATTCCTGAAGCACAACGCGAACAAGTCTTCAAACGTTTCACCCGCTTGGATAATGCCCGCAGCACGCCCGGCAACGGGCTAGGGTTAAGTCTGGTGAAAGCCGTGGCAGAATTGCACAATGCCACCGTGCAATTGCACGACAATCACCCCGGCCTGAAAGCTAGTATCCTGATTTCTCGTTGA
- a CDS encoding heavy metal-binding domain-containing protein, with amino-acid sequence MIQSTTHSIEGKRITQYHGVVTGEAILSGGMLMVTVSGTAVNVQ; translated from the coding sequence ATGATCCAATCCACCACCCACAGCATCGAAGGCAAACGCATCACCCAATACCACGGCGTCGTCACCGGCGAAGCCATCCTAAGCGGTGGCATGTTAATGGTCACGGTCAGCGGCACAGCGGTAAACGTCCAATGA